In Tachyglossus aculeatus isolate mTacAcu1 chromosome 10, mTacAcu1.pri, whole genome shotgun sequence, the following proteins share a genomic window:
- the AAAS gene encoding aladin, with protein sequence MRRPFRSSPPFMQRSVSGGGACPERRPVRRAKFARPETMCTVGSFPPPPPRGQVTLYEHNNELVTGRDYESPPPDFRGQWINLPVVSPGKEVSRVSGRTELGARAAFIHHREGVWKRCVCAWRDVGLSGVLSEIAESEEEEVFDWVRTASGWALMLCQWALSLHGSLFPHLSLRSEDLIAEFAQVTDWSGSPIRAFAWHPHTNKFAIALLDDSVRVYNSSSPTIPHLKHRLQRAVSALAWKPLSASVLAVGCHSCILLWTLDPGALATRPSSGCAQVLSHPGHSPVTSLAWAPSGGRLLSASPADAAVLVWDVATESRLALPRVRAGGGVTQLLWSPDGSKVLAATPAPVFRVWDTTMWTYERWPTLTGRCQTACWSPDGRRLLFAVLGEPLLYCLTFPEPTGEARGRVGGSETATIVADLSETAVWTGTREERLGGEVLSMVWDPSGERLALLLKGTPAVRAGQPLILLFRTRNAPVFELLPCGFIQGEEGAWPQIIAFHPAFRKGALLSVCWSSGQVAHVPLYFVNAQSPRFSPALVRTQEPPAAGGGSTPAGPLFSETGPSPRPPAPE encoded by the exons ATGCGCCGTCCATTCCGCTCCTCCCCCCCATTCATGCAACGCAGCGTGAGCGGCGGCGGCGCGTGTCCCGAGCGGCGACCCGTCCGCCGCGCCAAGTTCGCCCGGCCGGAGACCATGTGCACGGTGGGGTCgttcccgccgccgcccccgcgcgGACAGGTCACCCTCTACGAGCACAACAACGAGCTGGTCACCGGTCGCGACTACGAGAGCCCGCCACCGGACTTCCGGGGACAG TGGATCAACCTCCCCGTGGTGAGCCCGGGGAAGGAGGTGAGCAGAGTTTCGGGCCGCACGGAGCTGGGGGCCAGGGCCGCTTTCATCCACCACCGCGAGGGCGTCTGGAAGCGATGCGTCTGCGCCTG GCGCGACGTGGGACTGTCTGGGGTGCTGAGCGAGATTGCCgaatcggaggaggaggagg TTTTCGACTGGGTGCGGACGGCGTCCGGCTGGGCCCTGATGCTGTGCCAATGGGCGCTCTCCCTCCACGGCTCCCTCTTCCCGCACCTGTCG CTGCGGAGCGAGGATCTGATCGCCGAGTTCGCCCAGGTCACCGACTG GAGCGGCAGCCCCATCCGGGCCTTCGCCTGGCACCCTCACACCAACAAGTTCGCCATCGCCCTGCTGGATGACTCCGTCCGCGTCTACAACAGCAGCAG CCCGACGATCCCGCACCTGAAGCACCGGCTGCAGCGGGCCGTGTCCGCCCTGGCCTGGAAGCCGCTGAGCGCCTCCGTCCTGGCCGTCGGCTGCCACAGCTGCATCCTCCTCTGGACCCTGGACCCCGGGGCCCTGGCCACACG CCCCTCGTCCGGCTGCGCCCAGGTCCTGTCTCACCCCGGACACTCGCCCGTCACCAGCTTGGCTTGGGCCCCCAGCGGGGGTAGACTGCTGTCCGCCTCGCCCGCGGACGCCGCCGTGCTG GTGTGGGACGTGGCCACGGAGAGCCGGCTGGCGCTGCCCCGGGTGCGGGCCGGCGGCGGGGTCACCCAGCTGCTCTGGTCGCCCGACGGCAGCAAGGTCCTGGCCGCCACCCCCGCCCCCGTCTTCCG GGTGTGGGACACCACGATGTGGACGTACGAACGCTGGCCCACGCTGACCGGCCGCTGCCAg acggCCTGCTGGAGCCCCGACGGACGCCGGCTGCTGTTCGCCGTGCTGGGGGAGCCGCTCCTCTACTGCCTCACCTTCCCCGAGCCCACCG gggAGGCGCGGGGCCGAGTCGGGGGGTCGGAGACGGCGACCATCGTGGCGGACCTGTCCGAGACGGCGGTGTGGACCGGGACTCGGGAggagag GCTGGGCGGCGAAGTCCTGTCCATGGTGTGGGACCCCAGCGGGGAGCGGCTGGCCCTGCTCCTCAAAG GCACCCCGGCGGTCCGGGCTGGTcagcccctcatcctcctcttccgcACCCGCAACGCCCCAGTGTTCGAGCTGCTGCCCTG TGGCTTCATCCAGGGCGAGGAGGGGGCCTGGCCCCAGATCATCGCCTTCCACCCGGCCTTCAGGAAAGGGGCCCTGCTGAGCGTG TGCTGGTCGTCGGGCCAGGTGGCCCACGTCCCCCTCTACTTCGTCAACGCCCAGTCGCCCCGCTTCAGCCCCGCGCTGGTCCGGACCCAGGAGCCCCCGGCCGCGGGGGGCGGCTCCACCCCCGCCGGCCCCCTCTTCTCCGAGACGGGCCCCTCCCCGCGGCCCCCAGCCCCCGAATAA